The following proteins are encoded in a genomic region of Nocardioides renjunii:
- a CDS encoding Fpg/Nei family DNA glycosylase produces the protein MPELPEVEALVQDLRGRLVGRAISRVDLAAFSALKTFDPPLHALHGTLVDDVTRHGKFLDVDASGVHLVIHLARAGWIRWRDEVPALPARPNSKNPLAARVVIDDPDLDVQPGLDITEAGTRKGLAIYVVRDPQEVEGISRLGPDPLDDAFTIDVLRGILEAEGRKQIKGVLRMQSIVAGIGNAYSDEILHAARMSPFKPANSLEDDDLQTLYGAIRGTLGDAVRRASGLAASELKGEKKSNLAVHGRTGQKCPVCGDVVREVSFADSSLQYCPTCQTGGKPLADRRLSKLLK, from the coding sequence GTGCCCGAGCTGCCCGAGGTCGAAGCCCTCGTCCAGGACCTGCGCGGCCGCCTCGTCGGGCGGGCGATCAGCCGCGTCGACCTGGCCGCGTTCAGCGCCCTCAAGACCTTCGACCCGCCCCTCCACGCCCTCCACGGCACGCTCGTGGACGACGTCACCCGCCACGGCAAGTTCCTCGACGTCGACGCCAGCGGCGTGCACCTGGTGATCCACCTCGCCCGCGCCGGGTGGATCCGCTGGCGCGACGAGGTCCCCGCACTGCCGGCGCGGCCCAACAGCAAGAACCCGCTCGCCGCGCGCGTCGTCATCGACGACCCCGACCTCGACGTCCAGCCCGGCCTCGACATCACCGAGGCCGGCACCCGCAAGGGCCTCGCGATCTACGTCGTCCGCGACCCGCAGGAGGTCGAGGGCATCTCCCGCCTCGGGCCCGACCCGCTCGACGACGCCTTCACCATCGACGTGCTGCGGGGCATCCTCGAGGCGGAGGGCCGCAAGCAGATCAAGGGCGTGCTGCGGATGCAGTCCATCGTGGCCGGGATCGGCAACGCCTACTCCGACGAGATCCTGCACGCGGCCCGGATGTCGCCGTTCAAGCCGGCCAACAGCCTCGAGGACGACGACCTCCAGACCTTGTACGGCGCCATCCGCGGCACGTTGGGCGACGCCGTCCGCCGTGCCAGCGGGCTCGCGGCGAGCGAGCTCAAGGGCGAGAAGAAGTCGAACCTCGCGGTCCACGGCCGGACGGGCCAGAAGTGCCCGGTGTGCGGCGACGTGGTGCGCGAGGTGTCCTTCGCCGACTCGAGCCTGCAGTACTGCCCGACGTGCCAGACCGGCGGCAAGCCGCTCGCGGACCGCCGGCTGTCCAAGCTGCTCAAGTAG